One stretch of Lachnospiraceae bacterium oral taxon 096 DNA includes these proteins:
- a CDS encoding IS110 family transposase, with protein MKVTYQTCCGVDVHKSFLVATIIKTTAGIEPSYQKKRFSTFNNSILDFKSWLLKNECHDVCMESTGKYWVPVFNLLEDQINVTIANPKWVKAVKGNKDDTKDSKWIGDLFRLGLVKSSYIPCRLIRILREYTRYRYKLVSCRSSEKNRYQNALTVCNIALDSVVSDIFGKSSSSIIDYLLEQSGTTINHEEISSKLLKSLKSKEDAVIESIEGYQMTDAQKYRMRLIRAHMDYITAEINDIDKQIESLISSDPDYDKAIRLLTTIPGVKRDSAITIISEIGIDMSQFCNSKRLCCWAGLTPGNNESAGKKKSVRITRAGVYLKPALVQCAHAAVKSDKSPYYKTKYESLVKRRGKKRAVIAIARMILIAIYRMLSTGEVWNPSDLYKIDMPAPLAEKQKAKAIKQAKKLLQKEGLLPPDEPLAS; from the coding sequence ATGAAAGTTACTTATCAAACCTGTTGTGGTGTCGATGTTCACAAATCTTTTCTTGTTGCCACAATCATCAAAACTACCGCCGGTATTGAACCTTCTTATCAAAAGAAGCGATTCTCTACCTTCAACAATTCTATTTTAGACTTTAAATCGTGGCTTCTTAAAAATGAATGCCATGATGTCTGTATGGAATCCACAGGTAAATACTGGGTTCCTGTCTTTAATCTTCTCGAAGATCAAATCAACGTTACCATTGCTAATCCCAAATGGGTTAAAGCTGTTAAGGGTAACAAGGACGATACCAAAGATTCTAAATGGATTGGAGACTTATTCCGACTGGGACTTGTGAAAAGCAGCTACATTCCTTGTAGGTTGATCCGTATTCTTAGAGAATACACAAGATATCGTTACAAGCTTGTTTCTTGCCGTTCAAGTGAAAAGAATAGATATCAGAATGCTCTTACTGTTTGTAATATCGCATTAGATTCTGTTGTATCCGATATCTTTGGGAAGTCATCCTCATCCATTATCGATTATCTGCTTGAACAATCAGGTACTACGATTAACCATGAAGAAATCTCTTCAAAACTTCTTAAGAGCCTCAAATCCAAAGAAGACGCTGTGATTGAATCTATCGAAGGATATCAGATGACTGATGCCCAGAAATATCGTATGCGCCTAATTCGCGCACATATGGATTATATCACAGCTGAAATCAATGATATAGATAAACAGATTGAATCTTTGATTTCTTCCGATCCTGATTATGATAAAGCTATTCGGTTACTAACTACCATTCCGGGTGTCAAACGTGATAGTGCAATTACTATCATCTCCGAAATTGGTATTGATATGTCTCAGTTTTGTAATTCTAAACGCTTATGTTGTTGGGCAGGTCTTACCCCCGGCAACAATGAATCTGCCGGTAAGAAGAAATCTGTCCGTATTACACGTGCCGGTGTCTACCTCAAACCTGCATTAGTACAGTGTGCTCATGCAGCCGTGAAATCTGACAAGTCTCCTTACTACAAAACGAAATATGAATCCCTTGTTAAACGCCGTGGCAAGAAAAGAGCTGTTATTGCCATTGCCCGTATGATTCTTATAGCCATCTACCGGATGCTGTCTACCGGAGAGGTATGGAATCCAAGCGATCTTTACAAAATCGATATGCCTGCACCTTTAGCTGAAAAACAGAAGGCTAAGGCTATCAAGCAAGCCAAAAAACTTTTACAAAAGGAAGGACTGCTTCCTCCTGATGAACCTTTAGCTTCTTGA
- a CDS encoding ATP-binding cassette domain-containing protein, protein MLTLENLSLFYEQDKKVLDDINLIVADGECVLLTGESGSGKSSIINSINGLAFEYENAKFSGSIKVDNKDLKGMELYEISLMISSVFQNPKTHFFNVDTTLELLFYLENIGLDRKEMESRMEDMLKLFPIKHLLGRSIFDLSGGEKQILCVAACYISGCKIIVLDEPSSNLDDKYIDILKEMLQILKNKGITLIIAEHRIYYLTDLADRIILVRKGELFKELTKDELLNSERQLGLRSAIKTVLKEQSKLFGNDLNIKKLEYNFKDGSGLKIEDISFGLGNIYGITGKNGCGKSTFLRVMTGLDGKGKSEITFNGKILNKKDRLKNSSLVMQDVNHQLFTDSVEEEIKLGVKDLSQDRLDNVLFGLELTELKDRHPMSLSGGQKQRVAIASVLCKNSRFIFFDEPTSGMDYKNMIRISKMIKEMSTKDNIIFIVSHDNEFLNETADSILCLEEFKIPASKNESNRIIYY, encoded by the coding sequence ATGCTTACGTTAGAGAATCTGTCACTGTTTTACGAACAGGATAAAAAAGTACTTGATGATATCAACTTAATCGTAGCGGACGGTGAATGTGTACTTCTTACCGGAGAGAGCGGAAGCGGAAAATCTTCTATTATAAATTCTATAAATGGACTTGCCTTTGAATATGAAAATGCCAAATTTAGCGGTAGCATAAAGGTTGACAATAAAGACTTAAAGGGAATGGAGCTTTATGAAATATCTCTGATGATATCCAGCGTTTTCCAAAACCCAAAGACACATTTTTTTAATGTGGATACAACACTTGAACTGTTATTTTATCTTGAAAACATAGGTCTTGATAGAAAAGAAATGGAAAGTCGTATGGAAGATATGCTAAAGCTCTTTCCTATAAAGCATTTGCTCGGACGTAGCATATTTGATCTTTCAGGTGGCGAAAAACAGATACTTTGTGTGGCGGCCTGCTATATTTCAGGTTGTAAGATAATAGTACTTGATGAACCTTCATCAAATCTGGATGATAAATATATTGATATATTAAAGGAAATGCTGCAGATACTAAAGAATAAGGGAATTACACTTATCATTGCAGAGCATAGAATCTATTATTTGACGGATTTGGCAGATCGAATTATTCTCGTCAGAAAGGGAGAGCTTTTTAAGGAGCTTACAAAAGATGAACTTTTAAACTCTGAAAGACAACTTGGACTTCGCTCTGCGATAAAAACAGTATTGAAAGAACAAAGTAAGTTGTTTGGAAATGATTTAAATATTAAAAAACTCGAGTACAACTTTAAAGACGGTTCGGGGTTAAAGATAGAAGATATTTCATTTGGTCTTGGAAATATTTACGGTATTACCGGAAAAAACGGCTGCGGTAAATCCACATTTCTGAGGGTAATGACAGGCCTTGATGGTAAGGGAAAGAGTGAGATAACATTTAACGGGAAAATCCTAAACAAAAAAGACAGACTGAAAAATTCATCATTGGTTATGCAGGATGTAAATCATCAGCTTTTCACAGATTCTGTAGAGGAAGAAATAAAACTTGGGGTTAAGGATTTGTCACAGGATAGATTAGATAATGTCCTATTTGGTCTTGAACTTACAGAATTAAAGGACCGACATCCTATGAGCCTTTCAGGTGGACAAAAACAAAGAGTGGCCATTGCTTCAGTTCTATGCAAAAACTCAAGATTTATATTTTTTGATGAGCCCACAAGCGGTATGGATTATAAAAATATGATAAGAATTTCAAAGATGATAAAGGAGATGAGTACTAAAGATAATATTATATTTATTGTTTCCCATGACAATGAATTTTTGAATGAAACCGCAGACAGTATACTTTGCCTTGAGGAATTTAAGATCCCGGCATCCAAAAATGAAAGTAATAGAATCATTTATTATTAA
- a CDS encoding TetR/AcrR family transcriptional regulator: MAAAKRLSEAERKKEIMNSATKVIAAKGLGKATMEDIIAGTTLSKGGVYHYYGNVTEIFKDIMISGIDYRNNIIKEHLVECEKGGEIKFMAKQLVDKVIDNNPLTPLYVEFLIEKKRNPELNNIMEELQEQTKERFKEIWSNDSGWLLDPQIFQFVTDFMNALILASDVLDARENFKKNRQHLEAIFTYLFEQVKEKMDGSL, translated from the coding sequence ATGGCTGCTGCGAAGAGGCTTAGTGAGGCTGAAAGAAAAAAAGAAATTATGAATTCAGCCACAAAAGTAATTGCCGCAAAGGGCTTAGGAAAGGCAACTATGGAAGATATCATCGCGGGAACAACTTTATCAAAAGGAGGAGTGTATCACTACTATGGGAACGTAACAGAAATCTTTAAAGACATTATGATAAGCGGGATTGATTACAGAAACAATATCATTAAGGAGCATTTGGTTGAATGTGAAAAGGGTGGTGAGATTAAGTTTATGGCAAAACAGTTGGTTGATAAAGTCATAGACAACAATCCTTTAACGCCTCTTTATGTTGAGTTTTTGATAGAGAAAAAAAGAAATCCCGAACTGAATAATATTATGGAAGAGCTTCAAGAACAGACAAAGGAAAGATTTAAAGAGATATGGAGTAATGACTCAGGATGGTTGCTTGATCCTCAAATTTTTCAGTTTGTTACCGATTTTATGAATGCTCTGATACTGGCTTCGGATGTACTGGATGCAAGAGAAAATTTCAAAAAGAACAGACAGCATTTGGAAGCAATATTTACTTACTTATTTGAACAAGTAAAGGAGAAAATGGATGGGAGTTTATAA
- a CDS encoding energy-coupling factor transporter transmembrane protein EcfT has protein sequence MYYINDKRLNPNPITKFFVVVLLGFTVVHSINHYLEIAAVLVISIMYLINGFRREAIKNILVFGVLFFVPSFSALAKLHIFIMMMLSLPAIFRMFYLPFAAGEFMIKTSDVGSIISSMDALKIPKEVSVPIAVMFRFFPSFAEEKNNIMMAMRIRGIETKNPVKYLEYIAVPLLIISSNIADDIAKAAETKCIANPVKKTRYIKVKIHLIDFIYAFTMTIIVVGGLICLR, from the coding sequence ATGTATTACATCAATGACAAAAGACTAAATCCAAATCCTATAACCAAGTTTTTTGTTGTAGTGTTACTTGGGTTTACTGTAGTACATTCTATAAATCACTATTTGGAAATAGCTGCTGTATTAGTGATATCTATTATGTACCTTATTAATGGATTTAGAAGAGAAGCAATAAAAAATATACTGGTATTTGGTGTATTGTTCTTTGTACCGAGTTTTAGTGCTTTGGCGAAGCTTCACATATTTATAATGATGATGCTTTCATTACCGGCTATATTTCGTATGTTCTATCTTCCATTTGCAGCAGGTGAATTTATGATAAAAACATCTGATGTCGGAAGTATTATCTCATCAATGGATGCTTTAAAAATACCGAAGGAAGTTTCTGTACCTATAGCCGTAATGTTCAGGTTCTTCCCTTCATTTGCCGAGGAGAAAAATAACATTATGATGGCAATGAGAATAAGGGGAATAGAAACAAAAAATCCTGTTAAATACCTTGAATATATTGCAGTACCATTGCTTATTATTTCATCAAATATTGCAGATGATATTGCAAAGGCTGCGGAAACAAAATGCATTGCAAATCCTGTAAAGAAAACAAGGTACATAAAAGTAAAAATTCATTTGATCGATTTTATTTATGCTTTCACAATGACAATTATAGTGGTGGGAGGTCTTATATGCTTACGTTAG
- a CDS encoding ABC transporter ATP-binding protein — translation MGVYKKLFRYVPNEKYIGYMTIIVSSISAFLVVYGYYYMFLLLKEAVVKGNYENAGYYSTRIVICLTISAVMYLVSGIVSHKLAFRLETNLRKRGIEGLTDASFRFFDLHSSGYIRKTIDDNAAKTHMAVAHMLPDNSQAFLVPIFAFILAFAISLRVGIVIIVLSVISGLILMGMMGNKDFMKLYQTSLDKLSSETVEYIRGIQVIKIFGSKLRSFKALHDSIMEYSKYAYDYSLSCKTPYVIYQLIFLGLIAIISIPLSFFLTGIKDPKFMAVELIMIFFLSGVIMVSFMKIMWASMNIYNANFAIDSLEELYEKMQEDKLTYGNRDHFDNFNIEFENVSFSYGDKKVLENLSFSLEEKKTYALVGHSGSGKSTVAKLLSGFYKVDKGAIKIGGYPLSEYTKEAIIRNISFVFQDSKLFKKSIYDNVALADENAGRDKVMKALSLAGCDEIIEKFKDRENTIIGSKGVYLSGGEKQRIAIARAILKNSPIVIMDEASAAIDADNEYELQRAFKNLMQDKTVIMIAHRMTSIRNVDEIIVLEKGNVIERGDNDSLVKTGGLYSRLLSLYETANDWRVSNEKLL, via the coding sequence ATGGGAGTTTATAAGAAATTATTCAGATATGTGCCGAATGAAAAATATATCGGATATATGACAATCATAGTATCAAGTATTTCGGCATTCCTGGTGGTTTATGGATATTATTACATGTTTTTACTTCTAAAAGAAGCGGTAGTAAAGGGAAATTATGAAAATGCAGGATATTATTCTACAAGGATAGTTATCTGTTTAACTATAAGTGCAGTAATGTATTTGGTATCCGGCATTGTTTCACATAAGCTGGCATTTAGACTTGAAACAAATCTACGAAAAAGAGGAATTGAAGGACTTACAGATGCAAGCTTTCGATTTTTTGATCTACATTCCTCAGGATATATAAGAAAAACTATAGATGACAATGCGGCAAAGACACATATGGCGGTAGCTCATATGTTGCCGGATAATTCACAGGCATTTTTGGTACCGATTTTTGCATTTATACTGGCATTTGCCATAAGTCTTAGAGTCGGAATCGTTATTATAGTTTTATCAGTTATAAGCGGACTTATATTGATGGGAATGATGGGCAATAAAGATTTTATGAAGCTTTATCAGACTTCACTTGACAAACTGAGTTCTGAAACTGTGGAGTATATCAGAGGCATACAGGTAATAAAGATATTCGGTTCAAAACTTAGATCTTTTAAGGCATTACATGATTCTATTATGGAGTATTCAAAATACGCTTATGATTATTCTCTGTCTTGTAAAACACCATATGTCATATATCAGCTGATATTTTTAGGATTGATTGCCATTATAAGTATTCCGCTCAGCTTCTTTTTGACCGGTATAAAAGATCCTAAATTTATGGCTGTAGAGCTTATTATGATATTTTTCTTAAGCGGTGTAATAATGGTCTCTTTTATGAAAATAATGTGGGCAAGCATGAATATCTATAATGCAAATTTTGCCATTGACAGTTTGGAAGAATTATATGAAAAGATGCAGGAGGATAAACTCACATATGGAAACAGAGATCATTTTGACAATTTCAATATTGAATTTGAAAATGTGAGCTTTTCATATGGGGATAAAAAGGTTCTGGAAAACTTATCATTTTCATTAGAAGAGAAAAAAACTTATGCCTTAGTAGGGCATTCAGGTTCAGGAAAGTCAACTGTTGCAAAACTTCTGTCAGGATTTTATAAGGTTGATAAGGGGGCAATAAAAATAGGTGGATATCCTCTTTCGGAATATACAAAGGAGGCAATCATAAGGAATATCTCGTTTGTATTCCAAGACAGCAAACTGTTTAAAAAATCTATATATGATAATGTAGCATTGGCTGATGAAAATGCAGGTAGAGATAAAGTAATGAAGGCTCTCAGTCTTGCAGGTTGTGATGAAATTATTGAAAAGTTTAAAGACAGGGAAAATACAATTATAGGTTCAAAGGGGGTGTATCTTTCAGGAGGTGAAAAACAAAGAATCGCTATTGCAAGGGCTATTTTGAAAAATTCACCTATTGTAATTATGGATGAAGCGAGTGCGGCAATTGATGCGGATAATGAATATGAATTACAAAGAGCATTTAAAAATTTAATGCAGGATAAGACTGTTATAATGATTGCCCATAGGATGACAAGTATCAGAAATGTAGATGAAATAATAGTTTTGGAAAAGGGAAATGTAATAGAGCGAGGAGATAATGATTCATTGGTAAAAACCGGAGGGTTATACAGCAGACTCCTCAGTCTTTACGAAACTGCAAATGATTGGAGGGTGTCAAATGAAAAACTACTATAA
- a CDS encoding xylan 1,4-beta-xylosidase, protein MDRFKKVYRQGVLEILEVWVDTETGVNYLFKANGYAGGLTALLDKDGKPVITYNGKEEL, encoded by the coding sequence ATGGATCGTTTCAAGAAAGTTTACAGGCAGGGAGTATTAGAAATACTTGAAGTTTGGGTTGATACGGAGACAGGTGTAAACTATTTGTTTAAGGCAAACGGATATGCAGGAGGTCTGACAGCTTTACTGGATAAAGACGGAAAGCCTGTAATCACATACAATGGTAAAGAAGAATTATAA
- a CDS encoding ABC transporter ATP-binding protein, translating to MKNYYKKRYALSEQGAKNLTKATIYCFLTYCINLGPMMILMGLINQLVLGNVSSTLQYIVMAILTLVFMYTLLSEEYVSLYNSTYKESANLRKGIAENLAQLPLAYFSKHDLSDLSQTIMSDVERVEHSMSHSIPKVVAMWLFFPLMGLIMLIGNWKLGLAAIIPTLLSFMINPLAKQKEVSEYSRYFNVLRDNSELFQETIELQQEISSFNQADKVKKNLYKKMEESERIHLKVEVLPMLAVGISSSLSYISLAVVLAVGIQLLIHNEISLLYLIGYLIGAIKVKELFDVSREGMTEMSYIEPAIVRIKEIKNAALQEGKDTDLSSYDIEFKNVSFAYNKDAKVLKDVSFTAKQGEVTALVGISGSGKTSVLRLISRLYDYDTGSILIDGKDIKNISTESLFKNVSIVFQDVTLFNTSIMENIRLGRESATDEEVKEAAVLANCTDFIEKLPDGFNTLIGENGAELSGGERQRISIARAFLKDAPVLILDEISASLDVDNEKKIQDSLNKLIKDKTVIIISHRLKSIENVNKIVVIDEGVVETSGNHDDLIKDSKVYKNLIEKTKLAEAFNY from the coding sequence ATGAAAAACTACTATAAGAAAAGATATGCTCTCTCAGAACAGGGGGCAAAAAATCTCACAAAAGCAACGATATATTGTTTTTTGACATATTGTATCAACCTTGGTCCTATGATGATTTTAATGGGACTTATTAATCAGTTGGTCTTGGGAAATGTATCAAGCACCTTGCAGTATATTGTTATGGCAATACTTACTCTTGTTTTTATGTATACTTTATTATCAGAAGAATATGTAAGCCTTTATAATTCCACCTATAAAGAATCGGCAAATTTGAGAAAGGGAATAGCAGAGAATCTGGCACAGCTTCCGCTGGCTTATTTTTCAAAGCACGATCTCTCCGACCTTTCACAAACGATAATGTCCGATGTGGAAAGGGTAGAGCATTCTATGAGCCATTCTATACCAAAGGTTGTGGCTATGTGGTTATTCTTTCCTCTGATGGGACTTATTATGCTTATTGGAAACTGGAAGCTTGGACTTGCAGCAATTATTCCCACTCTTTTAAGTTTTATGATCAATCCTTTGGCAAAACAGAAGGAAGTTTCAGAATACAGCAGGTACTTTAATGTGCTAAGAGATAATTCAGAGCTTTTTCAAGAAACAATAGAGTTACAACAGGAGATAAGCAGCTTTAATCAAGCCGACAAGGTGAAGAAAAACCTGTATAAAAAGATGGAGGAGAGCGAGAGGATTCATCTTAAAGTAGAGGTTCTTCCGATGTTGGCTGTGGGAATTTCTTCATCACTTTCATATATAAGCCTTGCGGTAGTATTGGCTGTCGGAATACAGTTACTTATTCACAATGAGATCAGCCTCTTATATCTGATAGGATACCTGATAGGAGCAATAAAGGTTAAAGAACTTTTTGATGTTTCAAGGGAAGGAATGACCGAAATGTCCTATATTGAACCTGCAATTGTAAGAATAAAGGAGATAAAAAATGCAGCGCTTCAAGAGGGTAAAGATACAGACCTTTCAAGCTACGATATAGAATTTAAAAACGTTTCATTTGCTTATAATAAAGATGCAAAGGTATTAAAAGATGTGAGTTTTACGGCAAAGCAGGGTGAGGTTACAGCTTTGGTAGGTATATCGGGTTCCGGTAAAACTTCCGTACTAAGACTTATATCAAGGCTGTATGACTATGATACCGGAAGTATCTTAATAGACGGAAAGGATATCAAAAATATATCTACAGAATCATTGTTTAAGAATGTCTCAATAGTGTTTCAGGATGTGACCTTGTTTAATACAAGCATTATGGAAAATATTCGTTTGGGCAGGGAGAGTGCAACAGATGAGGAAGTAAAGGAAGCGGCAGTGCTTGCAAACTGTACGGACTTTATCGAAAAATTGCCGGATGGATTTAATACTCTGATTGGAGAAAACGGTGCTGAATTATCAGGTGGAGAAAGACAGAGGATTTCTATTGCAAGAGCATTTCTAAAGGATGCACCTGTTTTGATATTGGATGAGATATCGGCAAGCCTTGATGTGGACAATGAAAAGAAGATACAGGACAGTTTAAATAAGCTTATCAAGGACAAAACGGTTATTATTATCTCTCACAGATTAAAATCAATAGAAAATGTGAATAAGATTGTGGTAATAGATGAGGGAGTTGTTGAGACATCAGGAAACCATGATGATCTTATAAAAGATTCAAAGGTATATAAAAACTTGATTGAAAAGACAAAATTAGCGGAAGCATTTAATTATTAG
- a CDS encoding HXXEE domain-containing protein, which translates to MSILFNVWMLPILFILHDFEEIIFMPLWKTRHHQKLETFKKPFFGSVTQGSAFAVGVFEEFIILVFISGFCQITDNSLFYLSFVIAYTAHFIIHYIMCLQFRGYVPGVVTVTLEWPMVLMIISHYWTSDISLLSVVVYLLLAMVIAFTNLKIMHLIMPKIQTHLEKYAK; encoded by the coding sequence ATGAGCATTCTTTTTAATGTTTGGATGCTGCCTATTTTATTTATTTTACATGATTTTGAAGAAATAATTTTTATGCCCTTGTGGAAAACACGGCATCATCAAAAGTTAGAAACTTTTAAGAAACCGTTCTTTGGTTCCGTTACGCAAGGTTCCGCTTTTGCAGTAGGTGTGTTCGAGGAATTTATCATTCTGGTGTTTATTTCTGGATTCTGCCAAATAACTGACAACAGTTTATTCTATTTATCTTTTGTAATAGCTTATACAGCTCATTTCATAATCCATTATATCATGTGTCTGCAATTTAGGGGCTATGTTCCTGGAGTCGTCACGGTAACCCTAGAATGGCCAATGGTTCTAATGATTATTTCACACTATTGGACTTCTGACATTTCTTTGTTATCAGTCGTTGTCTATCTTTTATTGGCCATGGTAATAGCTTTTACGAATCTTAAAATCATGCATCTCATCATGCCAAAAATTCAAACACATCTAGAAAAATACGCGAAATGA
- a CDS encoding TetR/AcrR family transcriptional regulator: MEYQTQQWLEEALFDLLATKKSLQNISIAELSEHAQIARRTFYRYYHSKEEVLTNYLDRLIQDYIIELQTEKLTNFEDLVNLFFQYWSQYTEPLKILQDANLLVLILQRSYDRLPTAYTTVMAPWHITNSDQRQITYDSRFITGGLYNIFDEWLKGDYKAMPVNELVTTTLNTIKRIKNS; the protein is encoded by the coding sequence ATGGAATATCAAACGCAGCAATGGCTGGAAGAAGCCTTGTTCGATTTATTAGCAACTAAGAAGTCTCTCCAAAATATCAGCATTGCTGAACTCAGCGAGCATGCTCAGATTGCTAGACGAACGTTTTATCGTTATTACCATTCAAAAGAGGAAGTTCTTACGAATTATTTAGACCGCTTAATCCAAGACTATATTATCGAACTTCAAACAGAAAAACTGACTAATTTTGAAGATTTAGTGAACCTTTTCTTTCAGTATTGGAGCCAGTACACTGAGCCATTAAAAATTTTGCAAGACGCAAACTTACTCGTGCTTATCTTGCAAAGGTCTTATGATAGGCTTCCTACTGCTTATACCACTGTCATGGCACCTTGGCACATCACAAATAGTGATCAAAGACAAATCACTTATGATAGTAGATTCATTACCGGCGGTCTCTACAATATTTTTGATGAATGGTTAAAAGGAGATTATAAAGCCATGCCTGTTAACGAGCTAGTCACAACAACTTTAAACACCATAAAACGTATAAAAAATAGTTAA
- the purD gene encoding phosphoribosylamine--glycine ligase, whose amino-acid sequence MKLLVVGSGGREHAIAKKLLESKDVEQVFVAPGNDGMTLDGLDLVNISISEHSKLIDFAKANDIAWTFIGPDDALAAGIVDDFNAAGIKAFGPTKAAAELEWSKDFAKEIMVKYDVPTAAYGTFSDFEETKAYIEEQGATIVVKTDGLALGKGVVVEETVEQAVEAAHEMLLDNKFEDSGARVVIEEFLDGEEFSLFAFVNGDRFYVMPMAQDHKRAYDGDKGPNTGGMGAYAPLPVIHLHVPAVMLNVLVQHVEAAETYVTENPSAHLHLYGKLEAKHNRKMGHVTLFSDAPDGVDEF is encoded by the coding sequence ATGAAACTGTTAGTTGTCGGCTCAGGTGGTCGTGAGCATGCGATTGCCAAAAAGTTGTTGGAGTCTAAAGACGTTGAGCAAGTTTTCGTGGCTCCTGGGAATGACGGGATGACCTTGGATGGACTTGATTTGGTAAATATCTCTATTTCCGAACATTCTAAGTTGATTGACTTCGCAAAAGCGAATGATATTGCTTGGACTTTTATAGGTCCGGATGATGCCCTTGCAGCTGGAATCGTGGATGATTTCAATGCAGCTGGTATCAAGGCTTTTGGTCCGACTAAGGCTGCGGCTGAGCTTGAGTGGTCTAAGGATTTTGCTAAGGAAATCATGGTTAAATACGACGTTCCGACAGCAGCCTATGGCACATTTTCAGATTTCGAGGAAACCAAGGCTTACATCGAGGAACAAGGAGCTACAATCGTCGTCAAGACAGATGGCTTGGCCCTTGGGAAAGGTGTCGTCGTTGAGGAGACAGTTGAGCAAGCAGTAGAAGCAGCTCACGAGATGCTTTTGGACAATAAATTCGAGGACTCAGGTGCGCGTGTGGTCATTGAGGAATTCCTGGACGGGGAGGAATTTTCACTTTTTGCCTTTGTCAATGGCGACAGGTTCTACGTCATGCCAATGGCTCAGGATCACAAGCGTGCTTATGATGGTGACAAGGGCCCTAACACTGGTGGGATGGGGGCTTATGCGCCACTTCCAGTAATCCACCTCCATGTGCCAGCTGTTATGCTCAATGTACTCGTTCAACATGTCGAGGCGGCTGAAACATATGTGACAGAAAATCCAAGCGCCCACCTCCACTTATATGGTAAACTAGAAGCAAAGCACAACCGCAAGATGGGGCATGTGACTTTGTTTAGTGATGCGCCGGATGGTGTGGATGAATTTTAG
- a CDS encoding MptD family putative ECF transporter S component: protein MKEKKLKIKDLVTIGVFAVIYFVVTFAVGMIGVIPILFLIYPTILGIVSGTVVMLFMAKVQKPWALFIFGMLSPLIMLVGGHTYVIVLHAFAVMIIAELIRRIGHYNSFKYNMLSFAIFNTWICGSLMQMLWAREKYIELSMMMGKEYVDILIKLITYQHMALVYLGAIIGGLIGANIGRILLKKHFIKAGIV, encoded by the coding sequence ATGAAAGAGAAAAAGCTGAAAATAAAGGATCTGGTGACTATAGGTGTATTTGCTGTTATATATTTTGTAGTTACTTTTGCCGTTGGAATGATTGGAGTTATTCCGATTTTATTCCTGATATATCCTACAATACTGGGAATTGTTAGCGGAACTGTTGTTATGTTATTTATGGCTAAAGTACAAAAACCTTGGGCATTGTTTATTTTCGGAATGCTGTCACCTCTTATTATGCTTGTGGGAGGCCATACCTATGTAATTGTACTTCATGCATTTGCAGTAATGATTATAGCCGAGTTGATAAGAAGAATCGGTCATTATAATTCATTTAAATACAATATGCTTTCATTCGCAATATTTAATACTTGGATTTGCGGTTCACTTATGCAAATGTTATGGGCAAGGGAGAAATACATTGAGTTATCTATGATGATGGGCAAGGAGTATGTAGATATTTTGATAAAACTTATTACTTATCAGCATATGGCATTGGTTTATCTTGGTGCTATAATCGGAGGACTTATAGGAGCAAATATCGGAAGAATATTACTGAAAAAGCATTTTATAAAGGCAGGTATAGTTTGA